One part of the Deltaproteobacteria bacterium genome encodes these proteins:
- a CDS encoding V-type ATP synthase subunit C produces MEEVRWKYGDDVRYAYAVGVIRVLETRSLSRERIERAAEASSPQDVLRILAETPYSEYLSGLAGPEQYESFLEKEQGKVLNLLQELTKDPVLTDLFFYRFDFHNLKVALKERFGGEELEPAYLSLGRVPVPAIKTAIEEEDLSSLPAWLSTVAEQVVKEFPEREDPKWIDLLIDRRMYEFFVATSRKEGNLFLHGLLQREIDLANILSLFRLRHSKQDRKVFVDSFIEGGTLGRPFFLPLFDEPLEGIPGRFAYTPYRDIVESGWDHLNTDGSFAVFERMGQDEILEYLRRANLIAFGIEPLIAYLYAKETELRMIRTIMVGKLNGLQPSTIKERLPSVHL; encoded by the coding sequence ATGGAAGAGGTCCGTTGGAAGTACGGCGATGATGTCCGTTATGCCTATGCGGTTGGCGTGATCCGCGTCCTGGAGACCAGGTCGCTTTCACGGGAGCGGATCGAAAGGGCAGCCGAGGCTTCCAGTCCACAGGATGTTCTGAGAATACTGGCCGAGACCCCATACTCGGAGTATCTGTCCGGCCTGGCAGGTCCAGAGCAGTACGAATCCTTTCTGGAGAAAGAACAGGGGAAAGTCCTCAACCTATTACAGGAATTGACAAAGGACCCAGTCCTTACAGATCTCTTCTTCTACCGCTTCGATTTTCACAACCTCAAGGTGGCTCTCAAAGAGAGATTCGGAGGGGAGGAGTTGGAGCCCGCCTACCTCTCTCTCGGCCGGGTTCCCGTCCCCGCCATAAAGACGGCCATAGAGGAGGAAGACCTCTCTTCACTCCCTGCTTGGTTGTCAACCGTTGCCGAGCAGGTGGTTAAGGAGTTTCCTGAAAGAGAGGACCCCAAATGGATCGACCTCCTCATCGACCGGAGGATGTACGAGTTCTTCGTCGCAACGAGCCGGAAGGAGGGAAATCTCTTTCTTCACGGTCTTCTTCAGAGGGAGATAGATTTGGCCAACATCCTCTCCCTCTTTCGTTTGCGCCACTCCAAGCAGGACAGGAAGGTCTTTGTCGACTCCTTCATCGAGGGCGGCACTCTGGGCAGACCGTTTTTTCTCCCGCTATTCGACGAACCCCTCGAGGGGATTCCAGGCCGCTTCGCCTACACGCCTTACCGCGACATAGTGGAGAGCGGGTGGGACCACCTGAACACTGATGGTTCCTTTGCGGTCTTCGAGCGGATGGGCCAGGATGAGATTCTCGAATACCTGCGGCGGGCCAATCTGATAGCCTTCGGCATCGAGCCCCTTATCGCATATCTCTACGCAAAGGAGACCGAACTGAGAATGATCCGAACCATCATGGTTGGAAAACTCAATGGACTGCAACCGAGCACCATAAAGGAGCGTCTACCCAGTGTCCATCTCTAA
- a CDS encoding V-type ATP synthase subunit F: protein MSNVAVIGDRDSILCFRAIGVLTFPVAEPREARAVVRRLLKEKVSVIFITEAIAQSMMDLIDEVSRASLPSIVLIPNSQGSLGLGMERIRQTVTRAVGADIFGKGEET, encoded by the coding sequence ATCTCTAACGTTGCAGTAATCGGAGACAGGGATTCTATCCTCTGTTTCCGGGCAATCGGTGTCCTTACCTTTCCCGTAGCCGAGCCCAGGGAGGCGAGAGCCGTGGTGCGGCGGCTGCTCAAGGAGAAGGTGTCCGTGATTTTTATCACCGAGGCGATTGCCCAGTCCATGATGGACCTCATCGATGAGGTGTCCAGGGCAAGCCTGCCAAGCATCGTTCTGATTCCGAACAGTCAAGGCTCCCTGGGCCTCGGGATGGAAAGGATTCGCCAGACGGTCACAAGGGCCGTCGGAGCCGATATTTTTGGAAAGGGCGAGGAGACATGA
- a CDS encoding V-type ATP synthase subunit A, with protein MEHGVIVKVAGPLVVAERMMDARMFDVVRVGEKGLIGEIIEIHEDRASIQVYEETRDIGPGEPVHNTGRPLSVELGPGLIQSIYDGIQRPLDVIYHRAGDYITRGLDVPGLDREKRWHFVPVKKKGDRVQGGQILGTIQETVVVEHRILVPVGFDGIIEGIDEGEYRVEDTICRIKTGQGTRDVTMIQRWPVRRPRPYAKKLIPETPLTTGQRVIDTFFPVGKGGTACVPGPFGSGKTVIQHQLAKWADADIIVYVGCGERGNEMTDVLMEFPNLKDPRTGEVLMKRTVLIANTSNMPVAAREASVYTGITIGEYFRDMGYSVALMADSTSRWAEAMREISGRLEEMPGEEGYPAYLGTRIAEFYERSGRVVCFGDDGRIGALTTIGAVSPPGGDLSDPVVQATLRVVKVFWSLEDRLAYQRHFPAISWLNSYSLYHDNLQEYFRKNISEDFTALRQESMRLLQQEAELAEIVRLVGVDALSPKDRLVLETAKSIREDFLHQNAFDEVDTYTSPAKEYRLLKIILDLHHMCDKLLDRGILFREIQNLAVREEIARAKFIPEDRLADFDAIRTHMVSETEKLSKEEGVA; from the coding sequence ATGGAGCATGGCGTCATCGTGAAAGTGGCGGGCCCCCTGGTTGTAGCAGAGAGAATGATGGATGCCCGCATGTTCGATGTGGTTCGGGTCGGCGAAAAGGGCCTGATCGGCGAAATCATTGAAATCCATGAAGACAGGGCTTCCATTCAGGTGTACGAAGAGACCCGGGATATCGGACCCGGGGAACCCGTCCACAATACCGGCCGTCCCCTCAGCGTGGAGCTCGGCCCCGGCCTCATCCAGTCCATCTACGACGGGATCCAGCGCCCCCTGGATGTGATCTACCACAGAGCCGGAGACTACATAACCCGCGGCCTGGATGTGCCGGGCCTCGACAGGGAGAAGAGATGGCACTTCGTCCCCGTCAAGAAGAAAGGAGACCGGGTGCAGGGCGGACAGATCCTGGGTACCATTCAGGAGACCGTGGTCGTCGAACACCGGATCCTCGTACCCGTTGGTTTCGACGGTATCATTGAAGGGATCGACGAAGGAGAATACCGGGTGGAGGACACAATCTGCCGGATCAAGACCGGCCAGGGGACCAGGGATGTCACGATGATCCAGAGGTGGCCCGTGCGCCGTCCCAGACCTTACGCAAAGAAGCTGATCCCTGAGACTCCTCTCACAACCGGGCAGCGCGTGATCGACACCTTTTTCCCCGTGGGAAAGGGGGGAACCGCCTGTGTTCCCGGGCCCTTTGGGAGCGGCAAGACCGTGATCCAGCACCAGCTCGCCAAGTGGGCCGATGCGGACATCATCGTCTATGTGGGTTGCGGCGAACGGGGCAATGAGATGACAGACGTACTCATGGAGTTCCCGAACCTCAAGGACCCCCGTACCGGAGAGGTCCTGATGAAACGGACCGTCCTGATCGCCAACACCTCCAACATGCCGGTGGCGGCCCGAGAAGCCTCGGTATATACGGGGATCACCATTGGGGAGTATTTCCGAGACATGGGCTACAGCGTGGCTCTCATGGCTGACTCGACTTCAAGATGGGCCGAGGCCATGCGGGAGATCTCGGGACGCCTGGAGGAGATGCCCGGCGAAGAGGGATATCCGGCCTATCTGGGGACGCGGATCGCCGAGTTCTACGAGCGGTCCGGGCGGGTCGTCTGTTTCGGCGACGACGGCCGGATCGGAGCCCTCACAACCATAGGAGCGGTCTCCCCACCCGGAGGCGATCTATCCGATCCCGTAGTGCAGGCGACCCTGAGGGTGGTGAAGGTCTTCTGGAGCCTGGAGGACAGGCTTGCCTACCAGCGTCATTTCCCGGCGATCAGCTGGCTCAACAGCTACTCCCTTTATCACGACAATCTGCAGGAGTATTTTCGGAAGAATATCTCTGAAGACTTCACGGCGCTCAGGCAGGAATCCATGCGGCTCCTGCAGCAGGAAGCCGAGCTGGCGGAAATCGTGCGCCTGGTGGGAGTCGACGCCCTTTCCCCCAAGGACCGCCTCGTGCTGGAAACGGCCAAGTCGATCCGTGAAGACTTCCTCCACCAGAATGCCTTTGATGAGGTCGACACGTACACCTCACCTGCCAAAGAATACCGGCTCCTGAAGATAATCCTCGACCTCCATCACATGTGTGACAAACTCCTCGACAGGGGCATCCTGTTCAGGGAGATCCAGAACCTGGCGGTGAGGGAAGAGATCGCAAGGGCCAAGTTCATTCCCGAGGATCGGCTGGCCGATTTCGATGCGATTCGGACCCACATGGTTTCGGAGACCGAGAAACTCTCAAAAGAGGAAGGGGTTGCCTGA
- a CDS encoding V-type ATP synthase subunit B — MLKEYLTIRDISGPLLLVEEVEGVKYEELVEVELPDGSKRMGKVLEVEGDRALVQLFEGTTGVDIRHCRVRFLARGIELGLSMDVLGRVFDGLGRPIDDGPQILPEKTYDINGNPINPFARDYPEEFIQTGLSAIDGLNTLVRGQKLPIFSGSGLPHNRLAAQIARQARVLGEEEKFAVIFGAMGITFEEADYFISEFRKTGAIDRAVLFLNLADDPALERIATPRMVFTTAEFLAFEKDMHVLVILTDMTNYCEALREVSAARKEIPGRRGYPGYLYTDLSTIYERAGRIKGKKGSITQIPILSMPEDDKTHPIPDLTGYITEGQIILSRALHRKGISPPIDVLPSLSRLKDKGIGPGKTREDHADTFNQLFAAYARGKEAQELAVILGEAALSEMDKLYFQFADTFEREYVSQGEYEDRTIEETLDLGWRLLSVFPTSELKRIRQAWIEKYLPRFKQEEKEAPLEADKREAQVA; from the coding sequence ATGCTGAAAGAATACCTGACGATCAGAGACATCTCCGGACCGCTTCTCCTGGTGGAGGAAGTGGAGGGGGTAAAATACGAAGAGCTGGTGGAGGTGGAACTGCCCGACGGGTCCAAGAGAATGGGTAAGGTACTGGAGGTTGAGGGCGACCGGGCGCTTGTCCAGCTCTTTGAAGGTACCACCGGGGTGGATATCAGGCACTGCCGGGTCAGGTTCCTTGCCCGGGGCATCGAGCTCGGACTCTCCATGGATGTGCTGGGCCGGGTCTTTGACGGCCTGGGCAGGCCTATAGACGACGGCCCTCAGATTCTTCCTGAAAAGACTTACGATATCAACGGGAATCCGATCAACCCCTTTGCCAGGGACTACCCGGAAGAGTTCATTCAGACCGGCCTTTCCGCCATCGACGGACTGAATACCCTGGTTCGAGGCCAGAAACTCCCCATCTTTTCAGGATCAGGGCTTCCGCACAATCGACTGGCCGCCCAGATCGCCCGCCAAGCCAGGGTCCTTGGCGAGGAGGAGAAGTTCGCGGTGATCTTCGGCGCCATGGGGATCACGTTCGAGGAAGCCGACTATTTCATCTCCGAGTTCCGCAAGACAGGGGCCATCGATAGGGCTGTTCTTTTTCTCAACCTGGCGGACGATCCTGCCTTGGAGAGAATCGCCACACCACGAATGGTTTTTACCACCGCCGAGTTCCTCGCCTTTGAGAAGGACATGCATGTCCTGGTGATTCTCACCGACATGACGAACTACTGCGAGGCCCTGCGGGAGGTCTCTGCAGCCAGGAAGGAGATCCCCGGTCGCCGGGGGTATCCTGGTTATCTCTACACCGATCTGTCGACGATCTATGAGAGAGCCGGTAGGATAAAGGGCAAGAAGGGATCGATCACCCAAATACCGATCCTGTCCATGCCTGAAGATGACAAGACCCACCCCATCCCCGATCTTACGGGTTACATTACCGAGGGCCAGATCATCCTGAGCCGGGCTCTCCATCGAAAGGGCATCTCTCCTCCCATCGACGTTCTCCCATCGCTGTCGAGATTGAAGGACAAGGGGATCGGCCCTGGCAAGACCCGCGAGGATCACGCCGATACCTTCAATCAGCTCTTTGCGGCCTATGCCAGGGGCAAAGAGGCCCAGGAGCTGGCTGTCATCCTTGGTGAGGCGGCCCTGAGCGAAATGGACAAGCTCTACTTCCAATTCGCCGACACATTTGAAAGGGAGTATGTCTCCCAGGGAGAGTACGAAGACCGCACCATAGAGGAGACCCTCGATTTGGGGTGGAGGCTGCTCTCCGTCTTCCCCACATCGGAATTGAAGAGAATTCGACAGGCTTGGATCGAAAAGTATCTGCCTCGCTTCAAGCAAGAGGAGAAGGAGGCACCCCTGGAGGCAGACAAAAGGGAGGCTCAAGTGGCCTGA
- a CDS encoding V-type ATP synthase subunit D → MKLEVNPTRMELLRLKKRLAMARRGHKLLKDKQDELMRQFMEMIRDIKELRAAVERSMQEAFQRFLFVSASMPRAALEEAVGFPSKRIRLDVSERIILNIKAPELRPTVEGEIHCYGLATTPGDLDLSLEALNQVLHEMIVLAQKEKWMHLLAEELVSTRRRVNSLEYVLIPNLEETIKFITMKLSEMERSNFSRLMKVKEIVRAH, encoded by the coding sequence ATGAAACTCGAGGTCAACCCCACCCGGATGGAGCTTCTGCGGCTGAAGAAGCGGCTCGCCATGGCCCGAAGAGGCCACAAGCTTCTCAAGGATAAACAGGATGAGCTTATGCGTCAGTTCATGGAGATGATCCGGGACATAAAGGAGCTGCGAGCGGCAGTTGAAAGATCGATGCAGGAGGCTTTCCAGCGCTTTCTCTTCGTCTCCGCCTCCATGCCCAGGGCCGCCCTTGAAGAGGCCGTCGGATTCCCGAGCAAGCGGATCAGGCTCGATGTCTCCGAGAGAATCATCTTGAATATCAAGGCTCCTGAGTTGAGACCGACTGTAGAGGGTGAGATCCACTGCTACGGCCTCGCCACGACGCCCGGGGACCTGGATCTCTCCCTGGAGGCGCTCAATCAGGTGCTCCACGAGATGATCGTCCTTGCCCAGAAAGAGAAATGGATGCACCTTCTAGCCGAGGAGCTCGTCAGCACCCGCCGGCGGGTCAATTCTCTCGAATATGTCCTTATCCCCAACCTGGAGGAAACCATCAAGTTCATCACCATGAAACTCTCGGAGATGGAGAGGTCCAATTTTTCCCGCCTCATGAAGGTCAAAGAGATCGTACGGGCGCACTAG
- a CDS encoding Lrp/AsnC ligand binding domain-containing protein, whose translation MSISAYVFIECTAGAARQVASEVAKIQGVQRANATTGPYDVVALVEAESVHILGEFIVTRIQGLPGVLRTQTNVIVD comes from the coding sequence ATGTCTATTTCGGCCTATGTCTTCATCGAATGTACGGCTGGTGCTGCACGACAGGTTGCCAGCGAGGTCGCCAAGATCCAAGGGGTCCAAAGGGCCAATGCCACAACAGGCCCCTATGACGTGGTCGCTCTGGTGGAGGCCGAGAGCGTACATATTCTCGGCGAGTTTATCGTAACGAGAATTCAGGGCCTCCCCGGAGTCCTGCGCACTCAGACCAATGTGATCGTCGACTGA
- a CDS encoding AURKAIP1/COX24 domain-containing protein: MGSVIKKRRKKISRHKHKKMLAKTRHRRKK, translated from the coding sequence ATGGGTAGTGTGATCAAGAAACGGAGAAAGAAGATCAGCCGGCACAAGCACAAGAAAATGCTCGCCAAGACCCGACATAGGAGAAAGAAATAG
- a CDS encoding site-2 protease family protein, whose product MRRLLLHVLLFALTVGSTVLVGGVWYCISIMTILLAHELGHFLMSRHYRVQSSLPFFIPFPNLFGTLGAVIVMRGRIVSRKALFDIGAAGPLVGFCLTVPAIAVGLKFSHISQTVHVEGLSFRLGDSLLFLFLEKAIVGEIPMGADLVLHPLAYAGWVGLFVTALNLMPIGQLDGGHIAYAVFGRKSRIVFTLAAAGFGVLGLFFFPPWLFPLALIMLFGFRHPPPQDDETELDRGRKILAGVTVAVFAVSFIPVPLPEFGMNLLTLIRNTLSGSG is encoded by the coding sequence ATGAGACGTCTCCTGTTGCACGTCCTGCTGTTTGCCCTTACGGTGGGATCGACGGTGCTCGTGGGAGGGGTTTGGTACTGCATTTCGATCATGACCATCCTTTTGGCCCATGAATTGGGCCATTTTCTTATGAGCCGGCATTACAGGGTTCAGAGTTCCCTTCCCTTTTTCATCCCCTTCCCGAATCTGTTCGGTACACTCGGGGCGGTTATTGTCATGAGGGGGAGGATAGTATCCCGAAAGGCCCTTTTCGACATAGGGGCAGCCGGCCCCCTTGTGGGCTTTTGCCTCACCGTGCCCGCTATCGCCGTGGGTCTCAAATTCTCCCATATCTCTCAGACGGTCCACGTGGAGGGGCTCTCCTTCAGGCTGGGAGACTCCCTTCTCTTTCTGTTTCTAGAGAAGGCAATCGTCGGTGAGATTCCAATGGGAGCAGACCTGGTACTCCACCCCCTCGCATACGCCGGCTGGGTGGGTCTCTTTGTTACGGCCCTCAACCTGATGCCCATAGGCCAACTGGACGGGGGCCATATCGCCTATGCGGTTTTCGGCCGGAAAAGCCGGATTGTTTTCACCCTCGCCGCTGCAGGCTTCGGGGTTCTTGGATTGTTCTTCTTTCCCCCCTGGCTCTTCCCCCTTGCCCTGATCATGCTTTTCGGCTTCAGACATCCACCCCCCCAGGACGATGAGACCGAGCTCGACAGAGGGCGGAAAATCCTAGCCGGAGTCACCGTGGCGGTCTTTGCCGTCTCCTTCATCCCGGTACCGCTCCCCGAGTTCGGGATGAACCTGCTGACCCTGATCCGGAACACTCTCTCTGGAAGCGGTTGA
- a CDS encoding DUF3568 family protein, with protein MRRFGTGVVLSLLSLCLTGCPALIGAGMAVGTYHIIQGDLSRMYRAGYDRAWQAALRTLEDMEMRVVDQTRGETEGKIEAKRFNGAPVRVILKSKALDLTQIRVRIGAVGDRGEGEIFHERLRKNLFD; from the coding sequence ATGAGGCGGTTCGGAACAGGGGTTGTGCTTTCCTTGCTGTCTCTCTGCCTGACGGGGTGTCCTGCCCTGATCGGCGCGGGGATGGCTGTCGGAACCTATCACATTATCCAGGGCGACCTTTCGAGGATGTACAGAGCGGGGTATGACAGAGCATGGCAGGCAGCGCTCCGGACTCTGGAAGACATGGAGATGAGGGTGGTGGACCAGACCAGGGGGGAGACCGAGGGCAAGATCGAGGCAAAGCGGTTCAACGGCGCTCCGGTAAGGGTGATCCTCAAGAGCAAGGCCCTGGATTTGACACAGATCCGAGTCCGTATCGGAGCAGTGGGAGACAGGGGCGAGGGAGAGATATTCCACGAAAGGTTGCGCAAGAACCTGTTCGACTGA